The Bacteroidota bacterium genome contains a region encoding:
- a CDS encoding nucleoside recognition protein has translation MLNYIWLALIIIGIAVAVGKDITQPPDPAAEQQFPAIMKVTNEGIIGSAKTAVTLALGLIGIMALWLGIMKIAEQAGLITLLAKLLKPLTSRLFPDVPAEHPAMGAMIMNISANMLGLANAATPLGLKAMEELNKLNKKLGTATDAMCTFLVINTSNVQLVAAPVIAIRVAAGSANPTEFLGAAIVATTISTIVGVTTVKLLAKLPFYKKQLEG, from the coding sequence ATGCTCAACTACATCTGGCTTGCCCTCATCATCATTGGGATTGCCGTCGCGGTAGGGAAGGATATTACACAGCCCCCCGACCCTGCTGCCGAACAACAATTTCCTGCCATTATGAAGGTCACGAATGAAGGCATCATCGGCTCCGCCAAAACCGCTGTAACGCTTGCCCTCGGACTCATCGGGATTATGGCATTGTGGCTGGGGATTATGAAAATTGCCGAACAGGCCGGGCTTATCACGCTACTTGCCAAGTTGTTGAAGCCCCTTACATCCCGCCTCTTTCCTGATGTCCCTGCCGAGCATCCTGCAATGGGGGCGATGATCATGAATATCTCGGCCAACATGCTCGGGCTTGCCAATGCTGCAACTCCGCTCGGCCTCAAGGCAATGGAAGAGTTGAACAAGCTCAACAAGAAACTCGGCACCGCAACCGATGCAATGTGTACGTTCCTCGTCATCAACACCAGTAATGTTCAACTCGTTGCTGCTCCCGTGATTGCCATCCGGGTGGCGGCGGGTTCGGCCAACCCGACGGAGTTCTTAGGCGCTGCAATCGTCGCAACGACCATCTCGACAATTGTCGGAGTGACAACGGTAAAATTGCTGGCAAAACTTCCCTTTTACAAAAAGCAACTGGAGGGATGA
- a CDS encoding spore maturation protein, with translation MQAFVDITKTISTFAIPFLILSIVLYGAFKKVKIYEAFVEGAKEGFNVAVRIIPFLVAMLVAIGIFRAGGAMEILTAVLSPLTSLIGMPAETIPMAVMRPLSGSGALGVMSETIAAHGPDSLIGRMVSVMMGSGETTFYVLAVYFGSVSVTKTRHAVPAGIVADVVGILASVWLVNLIWG, from the coding sequence ATGCAAGCATTTGTTGACATCACAAAAACCATCTCGACTTTTGCAATCCCGTTTTTGATTCTTTCAATTGTTTTGTACGGCGCGTTCAAGAAGGTGAAAATCTACGAAGCGTTTGTTGAAGGGGCGAAAGAAGGCTTCAATGTGGCGGTTCGGATTATTCCGTTTCTTGTTGCGATGTTGGTGGCAATCGGGATTTTCCGTGCCGGTGGCGCGATGGAGATTCTGACTGCCGTGCTTTCTCCGCTGACTTCACTCATCGGTATGCCGGCAGAGACAATCCCGATGGCGGTTATGCGACCGCTTTCAGGCAGCGGGGCGCTTGGAGTGATGTCCGAGACGATTGCGGCTCACGGTCCCGATTCACTCATCGGGAGAATGGTGAGTGTGATGATGGGAAGCGGCGAGACGACGTTCTACGTTCTTGCAGTGTATTTCGGTTCTGTTTCCGTTACGAAAACTCGGCACGCCGTGCCCGCCGGAATTGTTGCCGATGTTGTCGGCATTCTCGCATCAGTTTGGCTGGTGAATCTGATCTGGGGGTAG
- a CDS encoding RidA family protein, with protein MKKQIIKTTKAPGAIGPYSQGVVHNTLLFTAGQIAINAETGLVIEGDVKAQTHRVLQNLKAILEAAGTSIDNVVKTTVFIKDMNEFAAMNEVYGEYFKENPPARSTVEVARLPKDVRVEIEAIAVIEKS; from the coding sequence ATGAAAAAGCAAATCATCAAAACCACAAAAGCTCCCGGCGCCATCGGGCCGTACAGCCAGGGAGTTGTGCATAATACGCTGTTGTTCACGGCCGGACAAATCGCCATCAATGCTGAAACGGGGCTTGTGATTGAGGGAGATGTGAAGGCGCAAACCCACCGCGTGCTGCAGAACCTCAAGGCAATTCTCGAAGCCGCAGGTACATCAATTGACAACGTCGTGAAGACAACTGTTTTCATCAAGGATATGAACGAGTTCGCCGCAATGAATGAAGTATACGGCGAATACTTCAAGGAGAATCCGCCGGCACGTTCTACCGTTGAGGTGGCGCGGCTGCCGAAAGATGTACGTGTGGAAATTGAAGCGATTGCCGTCATCGAAAAATCGTAA
- a CDS encoding AbgT family transporter: MAEKKPGWLERFVLRSLDTIEKQGNRLPQPVTLFLILIVIVLISSWIASSLGVSAVHPGTGATITAVNLLNGEGITRIMTEMVRTFTAFPPLGLVLVVMLGIGVAERSGLIATGLKAFVSSVPKGLITASIVTAGQLSSLAVDAGYVVLLPIGAVIFLGMGRHPIAGLAAAFAGVSGGFGANLFLTSLDPLLAGFTDSAAKLINPAYNVAPTSNWYFMAASVPLITITGTYVTERILEPRLGKYEEGAESENQPLTAKEKKGLLWASISAIVLTVLAFMTIIPENGILRDAQGGFTPFFVSIVPIMLFMFLIPGMVYGFIVGTIKSDKQISSMTTEAMGTMGGYIVLAFAAAQFVAYFGWSNLGVIFAITGADVLKSIGFTGIPLIVSFVLVASFINIFIGSASAKWAIMAPIFVPMLMLMGYSPELTQASYRVGDSYSNILTPLLPYFPLVVTFAQKYVKDIGIGSIISAMLPFAVAFAIVRIAMLIGWMLLGIPVGPDAPLQYVP, from the coding sequence ATGGCGGAAAAAAAGCCCGGATGGCTCGAACGGTTCGTTCTTCGAAGTCTCGATACAATTGAGAAGCAGGGAAACCGGTTGCCTCAACCGGTGACGTTGTTCCTCATTCTGATTGTGATCGTCCTGATTTCGTCGTGGATTGCTTCCTCTCTCGGTGTATCGGCTGTACACCCGGGAACCGGCGCCACGATTACTGCGGTAAATTTGCTGAACGGTGAAGGAATCACTCGCATTATGACAGAGATGGTCAGAACCTTCACGGCCTTTCCGCCGCTGGGACTTGTGCTGGTGGTGATGCTCGGCATTGGCGTTGCCGAACGGAGCGGGCTCATTGCAACGGGGCTCAAGGCGTTTGTTTCAAGCGTTCCGAAGGGGCTCATCACCGCGTCAATTGTTACCGCGGGGCAGCTTTCGAGTCTTGCGGTTGATGCGGGCTATGTTGTATTGCTTCCGATCGGGGCGGTGATTTTTCTGGGAATGGGGCGACATCCTATCGCGGGACTCGCCGCCGCATTTGCAGGAGTTTCGGGCGGATTCGGGGCGAACCTCTTCCTTACATCTCTCGACCCTTTGCTTGCCGGTTTCACCGACTCGGCTGCAAAGCTTATCAATCCGGCGTACAACGTTGCGCCGACCTCCAACTGGTATTTCATGGCGGCTTCCGTTCCTCTCATTACCATTACGGGAACGTACGTCACCGAGCGCATTCTCGAACCCAGACTCGGCAAATATGAAGAGGGCGCGGAATCGGAGAATCAGCCGCTCACTGCAAAAGAGAAAAAGGGACTTCTGTGGGCGAGTATCAGTGCGATTGTGCTGACTGTACTTGCCTTCATGACGATTATTCCGGAGAACGGAATTCTGCGCGATGCGCAGGGCGGGTTCACGCCGTTCTTCGTCAGCATTGTTCCTATCATGTTGTTCATGTTTCTGATTCCGGGAATGGTGTACGGCTTTATTGTCGGCACGATCAAATCAGACAAGCAAATCTCGTCGATGACGACAGAAGCAATGGGGACGATGGGCGGATATATTGTTCTTGCTTTTGCCGCGGCGCAGTTCGTCGCCTACTTCGGCTGGTCGAACCTTGGCGTCATCTTTGCCATCACGGGGGCGGACGTTCTGAAGTCTATCGGGTTTACCGGCATTCCGCTGATTGTCTCGTTCGTGCTTGTTGCATCGTTCATCAATATCTTCATTGGAAGCGCGTCGGCGAAATGGGCAATCATGGCGCCGATTTTTGTGCCGATGCTGATGTTGATGGGATACTCGCCTGAATTAACGCAGGCATCATATCGAGTCGGCGACTCGTATTCCAACATTCTTACACCGCTGCTGCCATATTTCCCGCTGGTGGTGACGTTTGCACAGAAGTATGTGAAGGATATCGGAATCGGCTCGATCATTTCAGCGATGCTGCCGTTTGCTGTCGCTTTTGCAATCGTGAGAATTGCCATGCTCATCGGATGGATGCTGCTCGGGATACCGGTAGGTCCGGATGCTCCGCTTCAGTACGTGCCCTGA
- a CDS encoding oligopeptide transporter, OPT family, with protein MKEFTLRALVIGLIMCVVLGAANAYLGLKAGMTIAATYPAAVIGMALLRILKGSILEENFSRTVGSIGESVAAGAIFTLPAFFIAGIWPEFATTQHYLESAAIMTAGGVLGIMFVVLLRRVMVEDVELPFPESVAASEIHKAGRSGGTGAKFLFGAMGAGALIQALGQFKFFATAWEKWVGFSKSVIGLRATGEVGAQSGILLSSPGVSPAYIGVGYIIGPKLASLNFSGGLIAWGLFVPILTYFIGPTLIPEGAPAEEGTWVAMAANVWRYIVRPIAIGGMLVSAGFTLFRMRNSLLTGIKRSIGDVKKAATGGHVTVRTENDLSFKWVMVGIGAAALATFFIYNYFAGDVAAALVATVVMIIAGFFFAAVSGYLVGIIGSSNNPISGLTLSTLLVAALLMVALGMKGQAGVAAVLGVAAVVCVAAAVAGEMLQDLKVGHILGGTPWKMQVGNLVGIALAAAVMFLPLIVLHEGDVAAGKMATPQYEGGFGSRALPAPQASLMALLSQGIVGGQMAWPLIIVGMLMGFGFILMQVKSPMLVCVGMYLPLETTFAIFLGGLFKGMVEKISAQREHNAAQKARVENNGVLLAAGLIAGEALIGLLFAAFAFWEVKLFAIFEEPSFITSLVIFGIIAWILIQIPVKNAGRPDEPAPPSAVF; from the coding sequence ATGAAGGAATTTACTCTTCGTGCTCTGGTCATCGGGCTTATCATGTGCGTGGTTCTCGGCGCGGCAAATGCCTATCTCGGTTTGAAAGCCGGAATGACGATTGCTGCAACGTACCCCGCGGCAGTTATCGGTATGGCGTTGCTGCGGATCTTGAAGGGTTCCATTCTCGAAGAAAACTTCTCGCGAACCGTCGGCTCCATCGGTGAGTCCGTCGCGGCCGGTGCCATTTTCACATTGCCTGCATTCTTCATTGCGGGCATTTGGCCTGAGTTTGCAACCACCCAGCACTATCTTGAATCCGCAGCAATCATGACGGCGGGGGGTGTTCTCGGCATCATGTTCGTCGTGTTGCTGCGGCGTGTGATGGTGGAGGATGTTGAATTGCCGTTCCCCGAATCGGTTGCGGCTTCGGAAATTCACAAGGCAGGGCGTTCGGGCGGAACAGGTGCCAAGTTCCTGTTTGGCGCAATGGGCGCTGGTGCGCTGATTCAGGCATTGGGGCAGTTCAAGTTCTTTGCTACAGCGTGGGAGAAGTGGGTCGGGTTCTCGAAATCCGTCATCGGGCTTCGCGCAACAGGCGAAGTCGGCGCACAGAGCGGTATTCTGCTCAGCTCGCCCGGCGTCAGTCCGGCATACATCGGCGTCGGTTACATCATCGGGCCGAAGCTCGCGTCACTGAATTTCAGCGGCGGGCTGATTGCCTGGGGATTGTTCGTTCCGATTCTTACCTACTTCATCGGGCCTACACTGATTCCGGAAGGTGCCCCTGCGGAAGAAGGTACCTGGGTTGCAATGGCGGCAAACGTCTGGCGTTACATCGTTCGACCAATAGCCATCGGCGGCATGTTGGTGAGTGCCGGGTTTACGTTGTTCAGAATGAGGAACAGCCTGTTGACCGGCATCAAACGCTCGATCGGTGATGTGAAGAAGGCCGCAACGGGCGGGCATGTCACGGTCAGAACCGAAAACGATCTCAGCTTCAAGTGGGTGATGGTCGGAATCGGTGCAGCGGCATTGGCGACGTTCTTCATCTACAACTACTTTGCGGGCGATGTTGCGGCCGCGTTGGTGGCAACAGTCGTGATGATCATCGCGGGATTTTTCTTTGCCGCGGTGTCCGGATATCTTGTCGGTATCATCGGCTCAAGCAACAACCCGATTAGCGGCCTCACGCTTTCGACGCTGCTCGTTGCCGCTTTGCTCATGGTTGCTCTCGGTATGAAAGGACAAGCCGGGGTTGCTGCAGTGTTGGGCGTGGCGGCAGTTGTGTGTGTTGCGGCGGCAGTTGCGGGCGAGATGTTGCAGGATCTGAAAGTCGGCCACATTCTGGGCGGGACGCCGTGGAAAATGCAAGTCGGCAATTTGGTAGGTATAGCATTGGCTGCTGCTGTCATGTTCCTTCCCCTCATCGTTCTGCATGAAGGCGACGTTGCTGCGGGCAAGATGGCAACACCGCAGTACGAAGGCGGATTCGGTTCACGCGCACTCCCTGCGCCGCAGGCAAGTCTGATGGCGTTGCTTTCGCAAGGCATTGTCGGCGGACAAATGGCATGGCCCCTCATCATCGTCGGTATGTTGATGGGCTTCGGTTTCATTCTGATGCAGGTAAAAAGCCCGATGCTGGTTTGCGTCGGCATGTATCTTCCCCTCGAAACAACGTTCGCAATCTTCCTCGGCGGATTGTTCAAAGGCATGGTTGAGAAAATCAGTGCACAACGCGAACATAATGCGGCACAGAAGGCCCGCGTGGAAAACAACGGCGTTCTGCTCGCTGCCGGCCTGATTGCCGGAGAGGCATTGATCGGGCTTCTCTTTGCTGCGTTTGCATTCTGGGAAGTGAAGCTGTTCGCAATATTCGAAGAGCCTTCGTTTATCACTAGCCTGGTCATATTCGGCATCATTGCGTGGATTCTTATTCAGATTCCTGTCAAGAATGCAGGCAGGCCCGATGAGCCGGCGCCACCGAGCGCAGTATTCTGA
- a CDS encoding PqqD family protein, translated as MNKPNETSRDLLSIKPKRNLEWETKEDNTVVLLIPKFKHPLLVKWFVPMLAKPNIKLKLDELGSFVWNKCDGQTSVESIGKEMSAKFGQPLEPMYERVGTFVAKLERNKYLLLES; from the coding sequence ATGAACAAACCGAACGAGACATCACGTGATCTTCTTTCTATCAAGCCGAAGAGGAATCTCGAATGGGAGACGAAAGAAGACAATACCGTTGTACTGCTTATCCCGAAATTCAAGCATCCGTTGCTGGTGAAGTGGTTTGTTCCGATGCTCGCAAAACCGAATATCAAGCTGAAGTTAGACGAGCTGGGGAGTTTTGTGTGGAACAAATGTGATGGCCAGACGTCCGTCGAATCCATCGGGAAGGAAATGTCTGCGAAGTTCGGGCAGCCGCTTGAACCGATGTATGAGCGGGTTGGCACCTTCGTCGCAAAGTTGGAACGGAATAAGTATCTGCTACTAGAATCATGA
- a CDS encoding ParB/RepB/Spo0J family partition protein, with translation MRTKPVLGRGLASLIPRPTVPLVGRQDDGVTSDTIANIDVGKIRPNPFQPRADFDPVELDELKRSIQEKGIIQPITVCRVDGEYQLISGERRLRASREAGLSQIPAYIIKIHSREELLELALIENLQRSNLNPIEIAISYKRLTEELNHTIEQVAQKTGKDRSTITNFLRLLKLPENIQTAVRKGDLSAGHARALITIDDPSLQLHIFHKIMSKGWSVREVEKAVRESGRSKARGKSARRSAGSTPSNALASIEEKLRQKLGTKVEVKDMADGKGHILIEYYSLDDLDRLLDLFATIES, from the coding sequence ATGAGAACAAAGCCTGTGCTCGGGCGTGGTCTCGCGTCGCTTATTCCGAGGCCAACTGTCCCGCTCGTCGGCAGACAGGATGACGGGGTAACGAGCGACACAATTGCCAACATTGACGTCGGGAAAATCAGGCCGAACCCCTTTCAGCCGCGGGCGGATTTCGATCCGGTGGAATTGGATGAGTTGAAACGCTCGATACAGGAGAAGGGCATCATCCAGCCGATAACCGTTTGTCGCGTTGATGGCGAGTATCAGTTGATATCGGGTGAGCGGCGGTTGCGCGCTTCGCGTGAGGCGGGTCTTTCACAAATTCCCGCGTACATTATCAAGATACACTCCCGCGAGGAATTGCTTGAGCTTGCATTGATCGAGAACTTGCAGCGTTCCAATCTCAATCCAATCGAAATCGCCATCTCCTACAAACGTCTCACGGAAGAACTGAACCACACGATCGAACAGGTTGCGCAGAAGACCGGCAAGGATCGTTCCACGATCACGAATTTTTTGAGATTGTTGAAGCTGCCGGAGAATATTCAAACAGCCGTTCGGAAAGGCGATTTGAGTGCCGGACATGCCCGTGCCCTGATTACGATAGACGACCCGTCCCTGCAACTGCATATCTTTCATAAGATTATGTCGAAAGGCTGGTCTGTCCGTGAAGTGGAAAAGGCCGTCCGCGAAAGCGGGCGCAGCAAAGCACGTGGCAAATCAGCTCGCCGCTCCGCCGGTTCAACTCCAAGCAACGCGCTGGCGAGCATCGAAGAGAAGCTCCGCCAGAAACTGGGAACAAAAGTTGAAGTAAAAGACATGGCAGACGGCAAAGGCCATATTCTCATCGAGTACTATTCGCTTGATGACCTTGACCGCCTTCTCGATCTTTTTGCAACGATTGAGTCATAA
- a CDS encoding S9 family peptidase, which translates to MRRVPIFFVLVIFSFEVFSQEAPDRWSIDEVFAAMKGTSTSPGKIQWIEGGKRFTYIRKDSATNRQQVFAYNLSDNARELVLDEAWLVSGGDRKPMTIGSYEWAADGEHVLVTSTLPARRIKTGGDFGIFNLRTKSFRLLSHASGDKAIIKLSPDGKKIGFVRSNNLFALDVSSGKETQLTFDGSDNVLNGKFDWVYEEEFSIIEGWQWSPDSRRIAFWRLDQTAVPTFPLVEYTAESPHARLDLMKYPKAGDPNSLVQIGIITLDGNTTRWLDLGSNPNIYIPRIKWTTDANLLAVQRLNRAQDTLELMLANANDGSLKTILTEADTAWIETEHDDLRFLKKSKRFIWKSSRDGYTHLYLYNLNGTLERQITQGQWDVTELSGVDENRNVIYFVAGKESPLERHLYSIHLDGTGLKRLTQEPGWHSVLFSPDAQVFINTYSNTALPSQVWVKKADGSRIATLVANSFSPWKHLPTTRHSFFVFKTNDGLDLNGYMLKPADFDASKKYPVLMFVYGAGPQTVTHRWGGRNFLWYQLLAQHGYIIVSIDPRGTDARGKAFRQSTNRQLGLPNTRDILEAAKYLGSLSYIDASRLGIWGWSGGGYHTLMAMTYGAGVFKAGIAVAAVTDFKFYDTIWTERYMGTPQANPEGYRATAPITYASQLRGNLLIVHGTADDNVHWQHIIVFNEILIREGKQFETFFYPGQAHGISDPAAQRHLFTKMTNFILEKL; encoded by the coding sequence ATGAGACGAGTACCCATCTTCTTTGTGCTTGTCATTTTCTCATTTGAAGTCTTTTCTCAAGAAGCGCCGGATCGCTGGTCAATAGACGAAGTGTTCGCCGCGATGAAGGGGACAAGCACGTCGCCGGGAAAGATCCAATGGATAGAGGGAGGAAAGCGATTCACCTACATTCGAAAAGACAGCGCAACGAACCGCCAACAAGTGTTTGCCTACAATCTCTCGGACAATGCGCGGGAGCTTGTGCTGGATGAGGCTTGGCTTGTTTCCGGCGGAGACCGGAAACCGATGACAATCGGCTCGTATGAGTGGGCTGCCGATGGCGAACATGTGCTGGTAACAAGCACACTTCCTGCCCGCAGAATCAAGACTGGGGGCGACTTCGGCATCTTCAATCTCAGAACAAAATCTTTCCGTCTTCTTTCGCATGCATCCGGCGACAAAGCCATCATCAAGCTCTCTCCCGATGGGAAAAAGATCGGGTTTGTCCGCTCGAACAATTTGTTTGCTCTGGATGTGTCGTCGGGAAAGGAGACCCAACTGACGTTCGACGGTTCAGACAATGTACTGAACGGCAAATTCGACTGGGTGTACGAAGAGGAATTCTCCATCATTGAAGGATGGCAATGGTCGCCCGACAGCAGGCGTATTGCGTTCTGGCGCCTCGATCAGACGGCTGTGCCGACGTTCCCGCTTGTAGAATATACTGCCGAAAGTCCGCACGCCAGGCTCGATTTAATGAAGTATCCGAAGGCAGGCGACCCGAATTCGCTTGTGCAAATCGGTATCATCACTCTTGATGGTAACACCACCCGATGGCTTGATCTGGGTTCCAATCCCAATATCTACATTCCCCGTATCAAGTGGACAACCGACGCGAACCTTCTCGCCGTTCAGCGTCTGAACCGGGCGCAGGATACGTTGGAGCTGATGCTTGCGAATGCAAACGACGGCTCGCTCAAAACAATTCTGACCGAAGCAGATACTGCATGGATTGAAACTGAACACGACGATCTCCGCTTTCTCAAAAAATCGAAACGCTTTATCTGGAAGTCGAGCAGGGATGGTTACACCCATCTGTATTTATACAACCTGAATGGAACGCTTGAACGTCAGATTACACAAGGGCAGTGGGATGTCACGGAACTTTCCGGCGTGGATGAGAATCGGAATGTGATATACTTTGTTGCAGGAAAGGAATCACCGCTCGAGCGGCATCTCTACAGCATTCATCTTGACGGGACGGGCTTGAAACGTCTGACGCAAGAACCGGGCTGGCACTCGGTGTTGTTTTCGCCTGATGCGCAAGTCTTCATAAACACGTATTCCAACACAGCCCTGCCCTCACAGGTATGGGTAAAGAAAGCCGACGGAAGTCGCATCGCGACTCTCGTCGCAAACTCATTTTCTCCGTGGAAGCATCTTCCGACGACACGGCATTCATTCTTCGTATTCAAGACGAACGACGGTCTGGATTTGAATGGATATATGCTGAAGCCAGCAGATTTTGATGCATCGAAAAAGTACCCCGTACTGATGTTTGTGTACGGGGCCGGTCCGCAAACCGTAACACATCGATGGGGTGGAAGAAATTTTCTCTGGTATCAACTGCTTGCGCAGCACGGCTACATCATCGTGAGCATTGATCCGCGTGGTACAGATGCCCGCGGCAAGGCCTTCAGGCAAAGCACGAACCGGCAACTCGGCCTGCCGAATACGCGTGATATTCTTGAGGCCGCAAAATATCTCGGCTCGCTTTCCTACATTGATGCGTCACGCCTCGGCATTTGGGGTTGGAGCGGCGGAGGGTATCACACATTGATGGCTATGACATACGGCGCGGGCGTTTTCAAGGCGGGAATTGCGGTGGCAGCGGTAACGGATTTCAAGTTCTACGATACAATCTGGACTGAACGCTATATGGGCACGCCACAGGCAAATCCGGAAGGCTACAGAGCAACAGCGCCCATTACATATGCTTCGCAACTCAGAGGTAACCTTTTGATTGTCCACGGCACAGCGGACGATAACGTGCATTGGCAGCACATTATTGTGTTCAACGAAATCCTGATTCGGGAAGGCAAGCAGTTCGAGACGTTCTTCTATCCCGGACAAGCGCACGGAATTTCGGATCCGGCGGCGCAGCGCCATCTCTTCACAAAAATGACCAACTTCATTCTGGAAAAATTGTAG
- a CDS encoding MFS transporter, translating to MSDAAFIKPQPSKGFRWLVLVFISLSMFGNYYAYDSIGPIFDLLKEQLGYSDSDLGLLYTVYSIAAVIVLLVGGYIIDRFGTKISVLVFGVICLAAAAVTAASPELWLMLTGRFMLGIGAEPLIVAVTTALAKWFKGKELSFAFGINLMIARLGSVSADWSTAWARPWYTNWQDPLWLSTIITSACVVGGILYYILEKRAERLYALGEQGETEKLEFRSLYRFSPSYWYIVGLCVVFYSTIFPFRAFAIKYFIEAHGTSREIGGFLNSFLPLAAMVATPLFGLLVDRVGKRSLFMFAGSLVLLPLFLVVTYAPAGPMLEFALPVFGNIAIPLTLLIVMTLLGVAFSMIPAIMWPSVAYIVDERRLGSAYSMMTLCQQIGMAAIPWLIGELNDRLAAGPDNPGGYSGGMWVFTTLSAFGLVFSFLLWRQERGPHAHGLETITMSSK from the coding sequence ATGTCGGATGCCGCTTTTATCAAACCCCAACCAAGCAAAGGTTTTCGCTGGCTGGTACTGGTGTTCATCAGCCTTTCGATGTTTGGAAACTATTACGCCTACGATTCGATAGGCCCCATTTTCGATCTGCTGAAAGAGCAGCTTGGCTACTCGGATAGTGATTTAGGGTTGCTGTACACGGTGTACAGTATCGCGGCGGTGATTGTGTTGCTGGTCGGCGGATACATCATTGACAGGTTTGGCACGAAGATCTCCGTTCTTGTCTTCGGAGTTATTTGTCTTGCCGCAGCGGCGGTAACGGCGGCATCACCTGAGTTGTGGCTGATGTTGACCGGGCGATTCATGTTAGGCATAGGGGCAGAGCCTCTGATTGTTGCTGTCACAACGGCGCTGGCGAAATGGTTCAAAGGGAAGGAACTCAGCTTTGCATTCGGAATAAACCTGATGATTGCCCGCCTCGGCTCGGTCAGCGCCGATTGGTCAACCGCTTGGGCGCGGCCGTGGTACACAAATTGGCAGGATCCGCTCTGGCTCTCAACCATCATAACGAGTGCCTGTGTTGTTGGCGGGATTCTCTATTACATTCTTGAGAAACGGGCCGAAAGGCTGTATGCGCTCGGCGAACAAGGTGAGACGGAAAAGTTGGAATTCAGAAGTCTCTATAGGTTCAGTCCGTCATACTGGTACATTGTAGGATTGTGCGTAGTGTTCTATTCAACCATCTTTCCATTCCGGGCGTTCGCCATCAAATATTTTATTGAAGCCCACGGTACCTCGCGCGAGATCGGCGGTTTTCTCAACAGTTTTTTGCCGCTTGCGGCGATGGTTGCGACACCGCTGTTCGGGTTGTTGGTTGATCGTGTCGGGAAGCGTTCGCTGTTCATGTTTGCGGGCTCGCTTGTGTTGTTGCCGCTGTTTCTTGTTGTCACGTATGCTCCGGCCGGCCCGATGCTCGAGTTTGCTCTCCCCGTGTTCGGCAACATAGCCATCCCCCTAACACTTCTGATTGTGATGACGCTACTCGGCGTAGCGTTTTCGATGATTCCGGCAATCATGTGGCCCTCGGTGGCGTACATCGTGGACGAGCGGCGCCTCGGTTCTGCATATTCCATGATGACGCTCTGCCAGCAAATAGGCATGGCGGCTATTCCGTGGTTGATCGGTGAATTGAACGACCGCCTTGCCGCCGGTCCTGACAATCCCGGCGGATACTCGGGCGGCATGTGGGTGTTTACAACTCTTTCCGCGTTCGGGTTGGTGTTTTCATTCCTCCTCTGGCGTCAAGAACGCGGACCCCATGCCCATGGGCTTGAAACGATTACGATGTCGTCCAAATAA
- a CDS encoding proline dehydrogenase family protein yields MSFFNKLVVSSIPLVPRPIVRKFAGRYIAGETLADAITCVRQINTEGACATLDVLGEDIFTKEEAVESRNQSIEVLQTITKEKLDSNLSIKLTSLGLKLEKDFCTENVREILKVAAAQNIFVRFDMENSTCTTDTIDVFRALHKDFPNTGIVLQAYLFRTEEDTRLLLKEKPNFRLCKGIYKESPDIAFQGREEVQQNFLTLLRMMFEQKAYVGIATHDSVLVDGAIAMINELGLQKTDYEFQMLLGVRPELRKKLVRDGHKLRLYVPFGEHWYGYSTRRFKENPEIAGYVFKALFTPNK; encoded by the coding sequence ATGTCCTTCTTTAACAAGTTAGTTGTCAGCAGCATACCGCTTGTTCCCCGGCCAATCGTTCGTAAATTTGCGGGTCGCTACATTGCAGGCGAAACACTCGCCGATGCCATCACCTGTGTCCGTCAAATCAACACTGAGGGTGCTTGCGCCACCCTCGATGTTCTTGGCGAGGATATTTTTACAAAAGAAGAAGCTGTTGAGTCGCGCAACCAATCAATTGAAGTTCTCCAGACTATCACAAAAGAAAAGCTCGATTCCAATCTCTCCATCAAACTGACATCGCTCGGATTGAAACTCGAGAAGGATTTCTGTACGGAGAATGTGAGGGAGATTTTGAAAGTTGCCGCAGCGCAGAACATCTTCGTCCGTTTTGACATGGAAAATTCAACCTGCACAACGGATACCATCGACGTCTTTCGGGCTTTGCACAAGGATTTCCCGAATACCGGAATTGTTCTGCAGGCATATCTTTTCCGAACCGAAGAAGACACACGTCTACTTCTAAAAGAGAAGCCGAACTTCCGCTTATGCAAGGGAATCTACAAGGAATCCCCCGACATAGCGTTTCAGGGTCGTGAAGAAGTGCAGCAGAACTTTCTCACACTTCTCAGAATGATGTTCGAACAGAAGGCCTACGTCGGCATTGCCACACATGACAGCGTGTTGGTTGACGGCGCTATTGCGATGATCAATGAACTGGGATTGCAGAAAACCGACTACGAATTTCAGATGCTTCTCGGCGTCAGGCCCGAACTCCGCAAGAAACTGGTACGTGACGGGCACAAGCTGAGACTCTACGTACCGTTCGGCGAGCATTGGTACGGCTACTCGACCCGCCGCTTCAAAGAGAACCCGGAAATCGCAGGCTACGTATTCAAAGCGCTATTCACCCCCAACAAATAG